The Rhizobium leguminosarum DNA segment GCTTCGGAACGCGCCAGGAGAACCCAGCGATGAAAGTGCAGATGCCGCACCTGAACTTTCGAATGTGTTCATATTAACGCGTCCCGGTTGAGTCTGCCAGAATGAAAAATGACCATTAAATCACTGGGGAGGGTGCAAGTTTCGCACAGGTTTCGTTGTGCAGCTAAGGTTTTCCGCTCGCAATAAGGCTGAAAAAGGCCTATTTTTCGCCGGCTCGGCCGTTGATTCGATTGTTCAACAATCTCAGCATGCGCTTCTGGAAATTGACTGCTTCGACCCGGTCGAATCGCGCCTGCTGCCGATCGTGCTCGTCTATACCGCGAGCTGATTCGCCGGAGACGAGTTCCTGCATGGCCTCGCAGCTGCGCTGCTGCGGCAGCGCTCGAATGGCGCGTTCCATGGCGCGGGCCTGTTCGCGGGCGATTTCGGCATGGCGCTCCTCGTGGCGCTTGATATCGCTCGACAGGGCGTCCCAGATCATCGACAGCTCCTTGCTGGCGCCCTTGCGGCTGTTCCAGCGCGGCAGGATGATCTGGGTGTGAATGGTGACCTTGACGTTGCCGACGCGGCAGCGGCCGTTATTCTGGATATAGGTGGCTTCACCGCCAAAGCGGATCTTCGTTGCGCCGGGATGGCGCGCCGAGGAGCCGCTCGACGTCGGGCCGCGCCGGCTGAGTTCGCGGTCGAGCTCATCCGCGGTTTTGCCGCGGATGTCGAAATAGGAGTAGCTTTTCGATGCGATCACTTCCGCCGCCGCTGGGCCGCAGACGGAAAGAGCAATGGAAAAGGCGATAGGAAGGAGCATATAACGCACTGCAAGCGGCATTCTGAACGCAACCCGTGTTGAAATCGACCGGAGCTTGGGGCATAGCCACCACAAGCGCAATATCGGATGGCGCTTTTTTCGCGATCGATGGGATAAGTCTGGTGACAGGGCTCGAAGGCAGTTTATGGCGTGTGGGCCATGGCCGGCAGATCGAACTCGGCCGTCGTTCTCTCATCATGGCGATCATCAACGTGACGCCGGACTCCTTTTCCGACGGCGGACGTTTTGAAACCGTCGATGCGGCGGTCGAACATGCGCTGCGGGCAGTAAGCGAGGGGGCCGGGATTGTCGATATCGGCGGCGAATCGACCCGGCCGAACGCAGTATCCGTCAGCCCATCCGAGGAGCAGGCGCGCGTGCTGCCCGTCATCGAGGCATTGCGCGGGCGGACCCAG contains these protein-coding regions:
- a CDS encoding DUF922 domain-containing Zn-dependent protease, producing the protein MPLAVRYMLLPIAFSIALSVCGPAAAEVIASKSYSYFDIRGKTADELDRELSRRGPTSSGSSARHPGATKIRFGGEATYIQNNGRCRVGNVKVTIHTQIILPRWNSRKGASKELSMIWDALSSDIKRHEERHAEIAREQARAMERAIRALPQQRSCEAMQELVSGESARGIDEHDRQQARFDRVEAVNFQKRMLRLLNNRINGRAGEK